The genomic interval CGCGCTGCAGCAGTCGACCAACCTGGTCTTCGTGCGCATGATGCGCGACGTCGTGCGCTACTACATGTTCCAGCTGCCCGGTTCCTCGGCCGCCCTGCTGGCCGACGCCAACGATCCGCGCCGCGCCGAGTACCTGGCGCGCTTCGCCGACAGCGAGGGCAAGACCTTCCTGGCGAAGTTCTGGAACAAGTACAAGGGCAAGACCCCGGACGAAGCGCAGGCGCTGCTCTTTGCCGGCGTGCGCCCGGCCGCCTCGAAGCTGGCCGCGGCCTACCTGACGATCGCGCCGAAGGCCACGCTGGCCCAGTTCGGCGCCTTCATCGACCGTTCGCTGCCGAGCAACGAGGTCGACGAAGAGCGCATCGCCAGGATGTACGAGCAGTATGCGCCGGCCAACATGTCGCTGGCCGACCGCGGTTATGTCGCCTCGACCCACCCGCTGGAACTGTGGCTGGTCGGCTACCTGCAGACCCACCCGAAAGCCGGCTGGAGCGAAGTGGTCGCGGCCAGCGTGCGCGAGCGCCAGGAAGTCTATTCGTGGCTGTTCAAGACCAGCCGCAAGAACGCCCAGGACAAGCGCATCGCCGGCCTGATCGAAGTCGAAGCCTTCCTCAAGATCCATGCCCAGTGGAAGAAGATGGGCTATCCCTTCGATTCGCTGGTGCCGTCCTACGCCACCACGCTGGGCGCCTCGGCCGACCGGCCGGCGGCCCTGGCCGAACTGATGGGCATCATCGTCAACGGCGGCGTACGCAAACCCGTCGAGCGCATCGACTCGCTGCACTTTGCCAAGGCCACGCCTTACGAAACCCTGGTCAAGCGCGCACCGAAAGTGGAGAACGAAGTCGTGCTGGCGCCGGAAGTGGCGCGCGCGGTGGCCACTGCCATCCGCGGCGTGGTGTCGGAAGGTACGGCCAAGCGCGTCAAGACCGCCTTCACGCAATCGGACGGCAATGTCATCGCGGTGGGCGGCAAGACCGGTACCGGCGACCAGCGCTTCGACGTGTATGCTAGAGGCGGGCGCCTGATCGAATCGCGCTACGTGAACCGTTCGGCCACGTTCGTCTTCAACATCGGCGAGCGCTTCTTCGGCAGCATGACGGCCTATGTGCACGGACCGCAGTCGGAGAACTACGACTTCACCAGCGCCTTGCCGGTGCAGCTGCTCACAACGCTGGCGCCGAGCCTGATGCCGATGATCGAACCGCCACAGGGCAGCGTGGCCGCGCAGCGCCAGTGCGTGCGCTGACCCGTCCGTCGCCGGCCTGCTTGCCCAAACGGATGAGCAGCCGGGGCCTGGCCTTATAATGGCTGGATGAGTCCCGGAGAAAGGGCGCGCAGCGCAAGCCGGCGCGCCGTATCGACAATTCGCAGCTTCAGCCTGGTTTCGCTGCGCGACCTGATCGTCGCGGCGGGGCCGACCGTCGTCCTGGTCGCGCTGGCCTGCTTCATCGCCTACCTGGTTGTCGACCCGGCCCCGCCGCGCATCGTGCGCCTGGCAAGCGGCCAGGAAAACAGCGCCTACGAAGCCTTTGGCGCCCGCTATGCCAAGGAACTCAAGAGCGACGAGATCAAGGTCGTGCTGCAGCCCTCGCTGGGCTCCCAGGAAAACCTGCTACGCCTGCAGCGTGGCGAAGCCGACATCGCGTTCGTGCAAAGCGGTTCCACCAGCGAAGAGCAGGCGGGCCAGCTCGGCCTGGTATCCCTGGGCAGCCTGTTCACGGAACCCGTCTGGCTGTTCCTGCGCAGCGAGGTCAAGGCCACCAGTCTCACCGGCCTGCGCGGCAAGCGCATCAACCTCGGGCCGGAGGGTACCGGCGTGCCGACCCTGTTCCGCCAGGTGCTGGCCGTGAACGGCGTCGAGCCGAACGAACTGACCATCGGCGCGCTCGAGAACACGCCGGCCACGGTCGAACTGCTGGCCGGGCGCATCGACGGACTCGTGTTCAGTTCGGCGCCGGAAGCGCCGCTGATCCAGATGCTGCTGCAAACGCCCGGCATCCGCCTGTTCAACTTTTCCCAGGCCGAAGCCTATACGCGGCGCCTGCCTTTCCTCACCCACGTAACGCTGCCGCGCGGGATCGTCGACCTGGGCCGCGACATTCCGTCCCAGGACTACCACCTGATCGCGCCCACGGCCACCCTGGTGGCGCGGGAAGACCTGCATCCGGCCCTGGTCGACCTGTTTGTCAAGGCGGCCGGCGAGATCCACGGCGGCGCCGGCTGGTTCCAGCAGCAGGGCCAGTTCCCCTCGCCGAAATTTACCGAGATTCCCGTGTCGGAGGAAGCGGCGAAATACTACCGCGACGGCCCGCCGCTGCTGCAGCGCTACATGCGCTTCTGGCTGGCGAATCTGTTCGAGCGCCTGTGGGTCGTGGTGGTGGCGCTGGCCGCCCTGGTGATACCGCTCTCGAAAATCGTGCCGCCGCTGTACGTGTGGCGCGTGCGTTCGCGCGTGTATCGCTGGTACGGCGAATTGCGCGCGGTGGAGCAGGCCTGGGAGGCCGTGCAGCCGGAAGCGGAAGAGGCGCGCCGCGAGATCGTACGCGAGGATCTCTTGCACCGCCTGGACGACATCGAGGAACGCGTAAACCACATCTCGATTCCGCTGGCCTATGCCGATGGCCTGTACGGCCTGCGCGGCCATATCAACATCGTGCGCCAGCGGCTGCGCGCATCGGCACCGGCGGCGGCCGGACCGGGCGACTTCGGCGGATAACAATTTCCTGCGGATGAGATTACACTGGCAGGCCGTGTGATTTGTCTTTAAGGAAATTATGATCCGCCGTCCTCTCTCCCTCCTGGCACTCAGCCTGGCCTTTGCCTTCGGCGCCACTCCCGGCGCCCAGGCCGCCACCTCGACGGACGGGGCGGCGGATGCGCCCGCTCAAAAGCGCAACCTGCGCGAGACCTACACCAAGCACGAATACCAGATCCCGATGCGCGACGGCGTCAAGCTGTTCACCACCGTCTATGTGCCCAAGGATGCCTCGCGTCCGTATCCCTTCCTGATGACGCGCACGCCCTACAGCGCCGGCGTGTTTGCACAGGGCGAGCTGCACTACGGTGTCGACTGGTTCCCGGAGTCCATCGGCCCTTCGCGCGAGCTGGAAGATGCCGGCTATATCTTCGTCAAGCAGGACGTGCGCGGGCGCTACATGTCGGAAGGGAAGTGGCAGGAGATGACGCCGCACGGTAAAGCCAAGCTGGCCGCCGGCGAAGGCGAGGAAAGCCGCGACATGTACGACACCGTCGAATGGCTGCTCAAGCACGTGCCGAACAACAACGGCAAGGTCGGCATCCACGGCATCAGTTATCCCGGCTTCTATACCTCCGCCAGCATCATCGACTCGCACCCGGCCATCAAGGCGGCCTCGCCGCAGGCGCCGGTCACCGACCTCTACATGGGCGACGATTCCTACCACGGCGGCGCCTTCATGCTGGCTGCGAACTTCGATTTCTACGCCGCCTTCACCTCGCGCCCGAATCCGACGCCGCTGCCGAAAACGCGCGACAGTTTCGACTACGGCGACACCGATGCGTACGATTTCTTTCTCAAGCACCTGACGCTGTCGAACATCCTCGGCACCATGACGGACGAACAGCGTCTGCTCCTCGTGCCCACCATCGAGCATGACACCTATGACGAGTTCTGGACCTCACGCGCCATCGGTCCGCGCCTGAAGAACGTCAAGCCGGCGGTGCTGACCGTTGGCGGCTGGTTTGACGCGGAAGACCCGCAGGGTCCGTTCACGACCTATGCTTCCATCGAAAAGCTCAACCCAGGCACGACCAATGGCCTGGTGATGGGACCCTGGGTGCACGGCGGCTGGGCGCGTGGGGAGGGCGCACGCCTCGGACACGTCAGTTTCGACAGCAAGACCTCGGAGTACTTCCGCCGCGAGTTGCAGTTCCCGTTTTTCGAACAGCACCTGAAAGGCGTCAAGCCGGCGAACCCGGTCGCCGAGGTCACGGCCTTCGAGACCGGCAGCAACGTCTGGCGCCGCTACACGGCCTGGCCGCCGGTGCAGGCCAAGCCACGCACGCTGTACTTCGGTGCCGACGGCAAGCTGGGCTGGACGCAGCCCGCGGCAGCTGGCACCGCTTTCGACGAATACGTGGCCGACCCGAAAAAGCCGGTGCCCTATATTGCCTATCCAGCCACCGGCGTGCCGCAGGAATACATGGTCTCGGACCAGCGTTTCGCCGCCAAGCGGCCCGACGTGCTGGTCTACCAGAGCGAAGTGCTGGAGGAGGACGTGACGATCGTCGGAGGAGTGACGCCGAAACTGTTCGTCTCGACCACGGGCACGGACGCCGACTGGGTGGTGAAGCTGATCGACGTCTATCCGGCGTCCTACCCGGAGGCGCCCGCTGGAGCCCACGGTGCCGACCCGGGCGTGCCCGCGCTGGCGCTGGGCGGTTTCCAGCAGCTGGTGCGCGGCAACCCGCTGCGCGGCAAGTTCCGTAACGGGTTCGCCAAGCCGCAACCATTCACGCCGGGCAAGGTCGAGGCGCTGGATTTCGACATCGGCCAGGTCAACCACACCTTCCGCCGCGGCCACCGCATCATGGTGCAGGTGCAGAGTTCGTGGTTCCCGCTGGTGGACCTGAACCCGCAGACGTTTACCCACATCCCGAAGGCGAAGCCGGAAGATTTCGTCAAGGCGACCCAGCGTGTGTACCGCGCGCCGGGCACCGCGTCGGGCTTGCAGGTGATGGTGATGCCATAACCGGGTAGATGGACGGCTGCCAGGGCGGCAATAGGTCGTTCGATGTACGCCGCTACATGCTGCACGCCGTAGGGTAGGCGGCTCCACCCGCAACACTTCCGCAGACGCGGCGCCTGCGCCGCCTACGCGTTCAAACCCGCGCGATCAGCCCCAACGCGCTTGAACGAAGGGCTCGAACGAATGGCCCGAACGGCAGCGCGAATGAGCCGCCGTGGGTTGAACGCGTAGGCGGCGCGTGCAGTGGCGCAACGCATCGGGCGCGATGGAGCCGCCTACCCTACGCTCCGATCCAGGGCAGGCCAGCCTTGCACCAGCCGCCAATCGTCTTGCGATGCCCCTCTGCATCGCGGTCGCCCTCGAAACCCTCCAGGATGTCGTAGGACTGCGCATAGCCAAGCTCCGTGGCCACCCGTGCGCTGTGGCGCGAGCGCACGCCCGAGCGGCACAGGAACAGCAATACCTCGTCCTTGCCCGCCACCTGCCCCAGCTGCTCGCTGAACTGCGGATTCGGCTGGCCGCCCGGGTAGGTGGCCCATTGCACGGCCACGTGCTGCGCCTCGGAAACCGAGGCGACGCGTCCAACCCAGTCGCGTTCGGCATTCGTGCGCACGTCGACGATCTTCACCTTCGGATCGCTTTGCAGCAGCGTGAACGCCTCGCGCGGCGTGACGGCACCGGCGTAGGGCTGGCCCGGCGCGCGGGTGCGCGCACTGGCGAGGATGTCTTCGGTCGTGCTCATCATTATTCCCTTTGATTAATTCGACTGCACCAGGATGGCGCCAGCCTTGCCGAAAAAGTGCGTTTTGCACCATCATGGTGCAATAAGGATAAAATGCACCATGATGGTGCGCCGCGCACCAATTGCCCGCACGCTTGCCGCAAGGCCTGTCGTCGGAGATTTTATGGTTAAACTCTCGGGTTGCCAAAGAACGAATGCGCATTTGTTCATGACAGGGAAGCTGGCATGGTTCCTGCATTAGTTCCTTGCAAGATTGTCGCACCGGCTGACGGGACAGCGCCCTCGCTGCGCGACACACCATTTTAATTAGGAGAAACGCATGGCAAAGACCGCCGCAGATGTGATGCAGATGGTGAAGGACAACGAAGTCAAGTTCGTTGATTTCCGCTTCGCGGATACCCGTGGTAAAGAGCAGCACGTCACCGTTCCTGTGTCGCACTTCGACCTCGACAAATTCGAGTCGGGCCACGCGTTCGACGGTTCCTCGATCGCCGGCTGGAAGGGCATCGAGGCATCGGACATGATCCTGATGCCGGACCCGAACACCGCCAACCTCGACCCGTTCATGGAAGAGACCACCCTGTTCATGCAGTGCGACGTGATCGAACCGTCGGACGGCAAGGGCTACGACCGCGACCCGCGCTCGATCGCCAAGCGCGCCGAAGCCTACCTGAAGTCCACCGGCCTGGGCGACACCGCCTTCTTCGGTCCGGAACCTGAATTCTTCATCTTCGACGGCATCCGCTGGAAAGTCGACATGTCGGGCTGCTTCGTGAAGATCGATTCCGAAGAAGCCTCCTGGTCGACCGACGCCAAGATCGAAGGCGGCAACAGCGGCCATCGTCCAGGCGTGAAGGGCGGCTACTTCCCGGTCCCGCCGGTCGATAGCTTCCAGGACATGCGTTCGGAAATGTGCCTGATCCTCGAATCGCTCGGCATCCCGGTCGAAGTGCACCACCACGAAGTGGCCGGCGCCGGCCAGAACGAAATCGGCACCCGCTTCTCGACCCTGGTCGAGCGCGCCGACTGGACCCAGAACATGAAGTACGTGATCTGGAACGTCGCCCAC from Massilia sp. Se16.2.3 carries:
- a CDS encoding rhodanese-like domain-containing protein gives rise to the protein MSTTEDILASARTRAPGQPYAGAVTPREAFTLLQSDPKVKIVDVRTNAERDWVGRVASVSEAQHVAVQWATYPGGQPNPQFSEQLGQVAGKDEVLLFLCRSGVRSRHSARVATELGYAQSYDILEGFEGDRDAEGHRKTIGGWCKAGLPWIGA
- the glnA gene encoding type I glutamate--ammonia ligase, yielding MAKTAADVMQMVKDNEVKFVDFRFADTRGKEQHVTVPVSHFDLDKFESGHAFDGSSIAGWKGIEASDMILMPDPNTANLDPFMEETTLFMQCDVIEPSDGKGYDRDPRSIAKRAEAYLKSTGLGDTAFFGPEPEFFIFDGIRWKVDMSGCFVKIDSEEASWSTDAKIEGGNSGHRPGVKGGYFPVPPVDSFQDMRSEMCLILESLGIPVEVHHHEVAGAGQNEIGTRFSTLVERADWTQNMKYVIWNVAHSYGKTATFMPKPMAGDNGSGMHVHQSIWKEGKNLFAGDGYAGLSETALFYIGGIIKHAKALNAITNPGTNSYKRLVPGYEAPVKLAYSARNRSASIRIPHVANPKGRRIEVRFPDPLANVYLCFAALLMAGLDGIQNKIHPGEAASKDLYHLPPEEDKLIPTVCASLEEALDALNADREFLIRGGVFSDSMIDAYIDLKMQEVQRMRMTPHPAEFDMYYSS
- a CDS encoding TAXI family TRAP transporter solute-binding subunit produces the protein MSPGERARSASRRAVSTIRSFSLVSLRDLIVAAGPTVVLVALACFIAYLVVDPAPPRIVRLASGQENSAYEAFGARYAKELKSDEIKVVLQPSLGSQENLLRLQRGEADIAFVQSGSTSEEQAGQLGLVSLGSLFTEPVWLFLRSEVKATSLTGLRGKRINLGPEGTGVPTLFRQVLAVNGVEPNELTIGALENTPATVELLAGRIDGLVFSSAPEAPLIQMLLQTPGIRLFNFSQAEAYTRRLPFLTHVTLPRGIVDLGRDIPSQDYHLIAPTATLVAREDLHPALVDLFVKAAGEIHGGAGWFQQQGQFPSPKFTEIPVSEEAAKYYRDGPPLLQRYMRFWLANLFERLWVVVVALAALVIPLSKIVPPLYVWRVRSRVYRWYGELRAVEQAWEAVQPEAEEARREIVREDLLHRLDDIEERVNHISIPLAYADGLYGLRGHINIVRQRLRASAPAAAGPGDFGG
- a CDS encoding CocE/NonD family hydrolase; the encoded protein is MIRRPLSLLALSLAFAFGATPGAQAATSTDGAADAPAQKRNLRETYTKHEYQIPMRDGVKLFTTVYVPKDASRPYPFLMTRTPYSAGVFAQGELHYGVDWFPESIGPSRELEDAGYIFVKQDVRGRYMSEGKWQEMTPHGKAKLAAGEGEESRDMYDTVEWLLKHVPNNNGKVGIHGISYPGFYTSASIIDSHPAIKAASPQAPVTDLYMGDDSYHGGAFMLAANFDFYAAFTSRPNPTPLPKTRDSFDYGDTDAYDFFLKHLTLSNILGTMTDEQRLLLVPTIEHDTYDEFWTSRAIGPRLKNVKPAVLTVGGWFDAEDPQGPFTTYASIEKLNPGTTNGLVMGPWVHGGWARGEGARLGHVSFDSKTSEYFRRELQFPFFEQHLKGVKPANPVAEVTAFETGSNVWRRYTAWPPVQAKPRTLYFGADGKLGWTQPAAAGTAFDEYVADPKKPVPYIAYPATGVPQEYMVSDQRFAAKRPDVLVYQSEVLEEDVTIVGGVTPKLFVSTTGTDADWVVKLIDVYPASYPEAPAGAHGADPGVPALALGGFQQLVRGNPLRGKFRNGFAKPQPFTPGKVEALDFDIGQVNHTFRRGHRIMVQVQSSWFPLVDLNPQTFTHIPKAKPEDFVKATQRVYRAPGTASGLQVMVMP